One Maribacter cobaltidurans genomic window carries:
- a CDS encoding DUF4260 domain-containing protein, with the protein MKNILKLEELAMFALGLFMYGLLGYPWWLFFVLILTPDLGMLGYLFNPRIGAIGYNIFHHKGIAILLYFFGMYLSFPVIEMIGVILFTHSSMDRIFGYGLKYDKGFKYTHLGEIGKTNG; encoded by the coding sequence ATGAAGAATATTTTAAAATTGGAAGAACTGGCCATGTTTGCCTTGGGATTATTTATGTATGGCCTTCTGGGCTACCCTTGGTGGCTTTTTTTTGTATTGATTTTAACACCGGACCTAGGTATGTTGGGTTATTTGTTCAATCCTCGTATTGGAGCCATTGGCTATAATATTTTCCATCATAAAGGGATTGCTATTTTATTATATTTTTTTGGCATGTACTTGTCGTTTCCGGTGATTGAAATGATTGGTGTTATTTTGTTTACCCACTCCTCCATGGATCGGATTTTTGGTTACGGGCTCAAATATGACAAAGGTTTTAAATACACACATTTAGGAGAAATAGGAAAAACCAATGGATAA
- a CDS encoding cyclase family protein has product MKTIIKYKKLEFKIDLSQPLDISIPMTGDISNVNAWYVNPPRIEPHTEHGFTGSVKAGASTNFNDIWFNPHAHGTHTECIGHITTKFHSVNDALNRYFFLAEVVTIAPGKLGEDFVISRQQLKNAIKSTNLDALVIRTLPNTREKFSKQYSNSNPPYLVEEAVEFLVGLGIDHLLVDLPSVDKEKDDGALRGHKAFWNFKGDLRKEATITEFIFVPNEVEDGVYFLNIQMAPFVNDASPSRPVLYKIEKA; this is encoded by the coding sequence TTGAAAACAATCATAAAATATAAAAAGCTCGAATTTAAAATAGATTTATCCCAACCGTTGGATATATCCATTCCTATGACGGGTGATATATCAAATGTAAATGCTTGGTATGTAAATCCCCCTAGAATTGAGCCCCATACGGAGCATGGCTTTACGGGAAGTGTTAAGGCCGGTGCATCCACCAATTTTAATGATATTTGGTTCAACCCGCATGCCCATGGAACACATACGGAATGTATTGGGCATATTACCACTAAATTCCATTCGGTCAATGACGCCTTAAATAGGTATTTCTTTTTGGCAGAGGTCGTAACCATTGCCCCGGGAAAGCTAGGGGAGGATTTTGTAATATCTCGTCAGCAGCTGAAAAACGCCATAAAATCTACAAATTTGGATGCCCTTGTCATCAGAACCTTGCCCAACACCAGGGAAAAGTTTTCAAAACAGTATTCCAATAGTAATCCACCCTATTTAGTAGAGGAAGCGGTAGAATTTTTGGTCGGATTAGGGATAGATCACCTCTTAGTGGATCTGCCATCTGTGGATAAGGAAAAGGATGATGGAGCCCTACGCGGACATAAGGCTTTTTGGAATTTCAAGGGTGACCTTAGGAAGGAAGCCACGATTACGGAGTTTATTTTTGTTCCTAATGAGGTAGAGGATGGGGTCTATTTTTTAAATATTCAAATGGCACCCTTTGTAAACGACGCAAGCCCCAGTAGGCCGGTTTTGTATAAAATAGAAAAAGCATGA
- the hemW gene encoding radical SAM family heme chaperone HemW — protein MGAEGAGIYIHIPFCKQACHYCDFHFSTSMEKKETMVRALIKELELRKSEFKDDNVETIYFGGGTPSVLEHKEIERIINTVYENYNVSDNPEITLEANPDDLTEEKILELSQGPINRLSIGIQSFFEEDLKLMNRAHNVEQAEKCLRLASRHFDNISIDLIYGMPNMSVARWKKNIEKALSFNVPHISSYALTVEPKTALARFVEKELIVPATDEETQEHFHVLYQMLLEAGYDCYEISNFGKPGYFSKNNSAYWQQKKYMGIGPSAHSFDGRRRGWNINNNPKYIKAIENGELPMEIEVLTTRDKYNEYIMTGLRTVWGVSLNRIQREYGGKYEEYLLLQSEKFRDQELLNLDGDILTTTQKGKFLADGIAADLFMINLS, from the coding sequence TTGGGGGCGGAGGGGGCTGGCATATATATCCACATTCCTTTTTGCAAGCAAGCGTGCCATTACTGTGACTTTCATTTTTCTACTTCTATGGAAAAAAAGGAAACCATGGTGCGTGCCCTCATAAAGGAGCTAGAACTCCGAAAATCCGAATTTAAGGATGACAACGTGGAAACTATTTATTTTGGAGGGGGTACCCCTTCAGTTCTAGAGCATAAGGAAATTGAAAGGATTATCAATACAGTTTATGAAAATTATAATGTCTCTGATAATCCTGAGATAACACTCGAGGCCAATCCCGATGATTTAACAGAAGAAAAAATTTTAGAGTTGTCCCAGGGTCCCATCAACCGTTTGAGCATAGGAATCCAATCTTTTTTTGAAGAAGACCTGAAGTTGATGAACCGTGCCCACAACGTGGAACAAGCTGAGAAATGCTTGCGATTGGCTTCTAGACATTTTGATAATATTTCAATAGACCTTATTTATGGAATGCCCAATATGAGTGTGGCGCGATGGAAAAAAAACATTGAAAAAGCACTCAGTTTTAATGTGCCCCATATCTCCAGTTATGCCCTTACGGTAGAGCCCAAAACCGCTTTGGCGAGATTTGTTGAAAAAGAATTGATCGTGCCGGCAACCGATGAGGAAACCCAAGAACATTTTCACGTCCTGTATCAAATGCTATTGGAAGCTGGATATGATTGCTATGAAATTTCCAACTTTGGAAAGCCAGGGTATTTTTCCAAAAACAATTCGGCCTATTGGCAGCAGAAAAAGTATATGGGCATCGGTCCTTCGGCACATTCTTTTGATGGTCGGCGTCGTGGGTGGAACATCAACAATAACCCCAAATACATAAAGGCCATTGAAAATGGGGAACTACCCATGGAAATTGAAGTGCTGACTACTAGGGACAAATACAATGAGTATATAATGACGGGATTAAGAACCGTTTGGGGAGTATCCTTAAATCGGATTCAAAGGGAATATGGCGGGAAATATGAAGAATATCTGCTTTTGCAATCCGAAAAATTTAGAGATCAAGAACTATTGAATCTAGATGGGGACATTCTTACCACAACCCAAAAAGGCAAGTTTTTGGCCGATGGAATTGCCGCTGATTTGTTTATGATTAACTTGTCCTAG
- the ruvC gene encoding crossover junction endodeoxyribonuclease RuvC: MAIEKIILGIDPGTTIMGFGLIKVVGKKMEFIQMNELQLKKYDDPYTKLKLIFDRTIELIDTYHPDEIAIEAPFFGKNVQSMLKLGRAQGVAMAAGLSRQIPITEYLPKKIKMAITGNGNASKEQVAKMLQSVLSLKSLPKNLDSTDGLAAAVCHFYNEGRVEIGKSYSGWEAFVKQNSPPAPRGGVKNSLQVNLRKKKN; this comes from the coding sequence TTGGCAATAGAGAAAATTATTTTAGGTATAGATCCCGGTACTACCATAATGGGTTTTGGACTGATCAAGGTTGTTGGCAAAAAAATGGAGTTCATACAAATGAACGAATTGCAACTAAAAAAATACGATGATCCGTATACCAAACTAAAACTCATTTTCGACCGAACCATAGAACTCATCGATACCTATCACCCAGATGAAATTGCCATTGAGGCTCCTTTTTTTGGTAAAAATGTGCAATCCATGCTAAAATTGGGAAGAGCTCAGGGAGTCGCCATGGCGGCAGGCTTATCGAGGCAAATACCCATTACGGAATACCTACCTAAAAAAATAAAAATGGCCATTACGGGCAATGGTAATGCGAGTAAGGAACAAGTGGCAAAAATGTTACAGAGTGTTCTGTCCCTAAAATCACTACCGAAGAATCTGGATAGCACCGATGGATTGGCCGCAGCAGTATGTCATTTTTATAATGAGGGTAGAGTAGAGATTGGTAAGTCGTACTCCGGTTGGGAGGCTTTTGTGAAACAAAATAGCCCCCCAGCCCCCAGAGGGGGAGTTAAAAACTCTTTGCAGGTGAATTTGCGGAAAAAGAAAAACTAA
- a CDS encoding tetratricopeptide repeat protein, which translates to MGESIREVEDLDLAIPSYKNAVAVDSTHLRSLFQLSKYYLIKREKDSVLYYTDMGLDFYPTDVSLLNFKGLAYFNNDNFRDAIPYFEKLLDLGETKPFVYQKLGYAYFKAWEFEKAKAMYKKAIGMEDNNPELYYELGHVYLKDRALDSAQFYVKKSIEVKKPNLASEYETLAGIARQKDKLSETLVYYMLAHEEQPDEPRYFYQICAMKDGLDKNPKESLDCYQSFLNKYRDPHPYFHEIVSKRISELKTEIHFSQN; encoded by the coding sequence TTGGGGGAATCTATTCGGGAAGTTGAAGACCTGGACCTGGCAATTCCCTCATATAAAAACGCTGTAGCGGTGGACAGCACACATCTAAGAAGCTTGTTTCAATTGTCAAAGTATTATCTAATTAAGCGAGAAAAGGACTCCGTGTTATATTATACTGATATGGGACTTGATTTTTATCCTACTGATGTGTCGCTATTGAACTTTAAGGGGTTAGCCTATTTCAACAATGATAATTTTAGGGACGCTATTCCTTATTTTGAAAAATTGTTGGATTTGGGTGAAACCAAACCGTTTGTTTATCAAAAATTGGGTTATGCCTACTTTAAGGCCTGGGAATTTGAAAAGGCAAAGGCTATGTATAAAAAGGCCATTGGGATGGAAGATAATAATCCTGAACTCTACTATGAACTGGGTCACGTTTACCTAAAAGATCGGGCCTTGGATTCCGCACAGTTTTATGTTAAAAAATCAATTGAGGTAAAGAAACCAAATTTGGCCAGTGAGTATGAGACCTTGGCGGGTATTGCCCGTCAGAAGGATAAATTGAGTGAAACGCTCGTTTACTATATGTTGGCCCATGAAGAACAACCAGATGAACCTAGATATTTTTATCAGATTTGTGCAATGAAGGATGGATTGGATAAAAACCCAAAGGAAAGCCTGGATTGTTACCAAAGCTTCTTAAATAAATATAGGGACCCCCATCCTTATTTTCACGAAATCGTATCCAAACGCATTTCTGAACTTAAAACAGAAATACACTTTTCCCAGAACTAG
- a CDS encoding tetratricopeptide repeat protein — protein sequence MGKKKNLWIIFLILVSFNISAQMPLSQKADSLYTIGNYIQAINIYSKAGTVKSSLQIARAYNAIGNFEKAVAQYESLVNTNPAMETPRFELGKLYLKTKQYPLAKELFSTLVQKVPRTRNIISIWGNLFGKLKTWTWQFPHIKTL from the coding sequence TTGGGCAAGAAAAAAAATTTATGGATTATTTTTTTAATCCTAGTTTCCTTTAATATCTCTGCACAGATGCCTTTGTCCCAGAAGGCGGACAGTCTTTATACCATTGGCAACTACATCCAAGCCATTAATATATATTCCAAAGCAGGTACGGTAAAATCTTCCCTTCAGATTGCGAGGGCGTACAATGCCATAGGGAATTTTGAAAAGGCCGTGGCTCAGTATGAGTCTTTGGTGAATACAAATCCAGCAATGGAAACTCCCCGGTTTGAGCTTGGGAAGTTGTACCTTAAAACCAAACAATATCCTTTAGCCAAGGAACTCTTTTCTACTTTGGTCCAAAAGGTCCCAAGAACCCGGAATATCATTTCTATTTGGGGGAATCTATTCGGGAAGTTGAAGACCTGGACCTGGCAATTCCCTCATATAAAAACGCTGTAG
- a CDS encoding M56 family metallopeptidase: MIQYILECIAFQLVFLVIYDFFLKRETFFQWNRVYLLVTYVLSLILPWIKIEAFKTETQVFLGYSEFLWNMDQSEVAIVPNPDNHFTLTWQEGIFWVGALLAAIWFIIKLWRLYKLRSQGKISYFKDFTQVLIPKSNIAFSFFRSIFLGEKIVGREYDSVVSHELVHIKQWHSLDLLFFEVMRIVSWFNPLVYIYQQRITELHEFIADSQVTKKEKSRHYEMLLSQMFEVQHISFVNPFFKSSLIKKRIVMLQKSKSKRVYRLKYLVLVPLVLAMLIYTSCEIESDSKENLNSTELKSKTLPYGAIEQVPIFPGCENSEDQRACFNEQIQLHISKNFNYPEEALKQGIEGRVSVMFTINSDGNIVNIKKRGPHPLLETEVERIISRLPQMKPGKSEGKAVNVPYSIPVVFKLDGTSVQAFKSGVNGETDYTPFAKVDEVPVFPGCENASDKRACFNDKIMKHISKNFRYPEEAQENGVQGRVSALFSISDNGNIENVKLRGPDKLLEDEVERILNRLPVMVPGKHEGEAVAVAYSIPVNFKLQEDNDQSSNEDSAKDYLQVNGGLTNEYGNSVFKGKVMDSESMGIPGVSIKVEGTNNAVISDFDGQFSIKVSEGKILKFQYEGLPEKRMLVSR; encoded by the coding sequence ATGATACAGTATATTTTGGAGTGTATCGCCTTTCAATTGGTGTTCCTCGTCATTTACGATTTTTTCCTAAAACGGGAGACCTTCTTTCAGTGGAACCGGGTTTATTTGTTGGTTACCTATGTGTTGTCGCTCATTCTTCCTTGGATAAAAATAGAGGCCTTTAAGACCGAAACCCAGGTTTTTTTAGGATACTCGGAATTTCTCTGGAATATGGATCAATCTGAAGTGGCCATAGTTCCTAACCCCGATAATCATTTTACACTTACTTGGCAAGAGGGTATTTTTTGGGTTGGGGCACTTTTGGCTGCTATATGGTTTATTATCAAATTATGGCGCCTGTATAAGTTGCGCTCCCAGGGAAAAATCAGTTATTTCAAAGATTTTACCCAAGTTTTAATACCCAAGAGTAATATCGCCTTTTCCTTTTTCAGGTCTATTTTTCTGGGTGAAAAAATAGTGGGAAGGGAATATGACAGTGTGGTTTCCCATGAGTTGGTTCATATAAAGCAATGGCATTCCTTGGACCTACTGTTTTTTGAGGTGATGCGCATTGTTTCATGGTTTAATCCCTTGGTCTATATCTACCAGCAAAGAATAACGGAACTCCACGAGTTTATCGCAGACTCCCAAGTTACCAAAAAAGAAAAAAGTCGACATTACGAGATGTTGTTGTCCCAAATGTTTGAGGTGCAGCATATCTCCTTCGTCAATCCATTTTTTAAATCATCATTAATCAAAAAACGAATAGTCATGTTACAAAAATCAAAATCAAAAAGAGTTTATCGGTTAAAGTATTTGGTGTTAGTACCACTTGTTTTAGCAATGTTGATTTATACTTCCTGCGAAATCGAATCTGATTCCAAAGAAAATTTGAATTCGACTGAATTAAAAAGTAAAACTCTACCCTATGGTGCAATAGAACAAGTGCCCATTTTTCCAGGTTGCGAGAATTCTGAGGACCAACGGGCCTGTTTCAACGAACAAATACAATTACACATTAGTAAGAACTTTAATTATCCAGAGGAAGCCCTGAAGCAAGGTATTGAAGGAAGGGTCAGTGTGATGTTCACCATAAACTCTGATGGAAACATTGTCAATATCAAAAAACGTGGTCCACATCCTCTTTTGGAAACTGAGGTAGAACGTATTATTTCTCGTTTGCCCCAAATGAAACCAGGTAAATCGGAAGGAAAAGCTGTGAATGTGCCTTATTCTATTCCTGTAGTTTTTAAACTGGACGGTACTTCGGTACAAGCCTTTAAATCAGGTGTTAATGGAGAAACGGATTATACGCCCTTTGCTAAGGTTGATGAAGTCCCCGTTTTTCCGGGCTGTGAAAATGCCAGCGATAAACGCGCCTGTTTCAATGATAAAATCATGAAACATATCAGCAAAAATTTTAGATATCCTGAAGAGGCACAAGAAAATGGTGTTCAAGGTAGGGTAAGCGCCTTGTTTTCAATTTCCGATAATGGGAATATTGAAAATGTCAAATTAAGAGGTCCGGATAAGCTCTTAGAGGATGAGGTTGAGCGCATATTGAATCGTTTGCCCGTTATGGTCCCCGGAAAGCATGAAGGTGAAGCTGTAGCCGTTGCCTACTCGATTCCTGTAAACTTTAAGTTACAGGAAGATAATGACCAAAGCTCTAATGAAGATTCCGCAAAAGACTATCTACAGGTAAATGGTGGATTAACGAATGAATATGGGAATAGCGTTTTTAAAGGCAAGGTAATGGACAGTGAATCCATGGGTATACCGGGAGTAAGTATAAAGGTTGAAGGAACCAATAATGCGGTTATTTCAGATTTTGATGGTCAATTTTCCATAAAGGTCTCCGAAGGCAAAATATTGAAATTTCAATATGAAGGCTTGCCTGAAAAGAGAATGCTCGTGTCCAGATAG
- a CDS encoding BlaI/MecI/CopY family transcriptional regulator codes for MKQLTKAEEEVMQVLWQLEKSNVAGVIDELPEPKPAYNTVSTIIRILESKGFVDHEKEGKGYLYFPVVRKSDYSNQSINKLVDGYFQGSFKSMVSFFMKKNDMSLSELESILNEIKKDKK; via the coding sequence ATGAAACAGCTCACAAAGGCAGAGGAAGAAGTAATGCAGGTGTTATGGCAGTTGGAAAAATCCAACGTTGCCGGGGTGATAGACGAACTCCCGGAGCCTAAGCCGGCATATAATACGGTGTCTACCATTATAAGGATTTTGGAAAGCAAAGGTTTTGTGGACCATGAGAAAGAGGGGAAGGGTTATCTATATTTTCCCGTGGTAAGAAAATCGGATTATAGTAACCAGAGCATCAATAAACTAGTGGACGGTTATTTTCAGGGCTCTTTTAAAAGTATGGTGTCCTTCTTTATGAAGAAAAACGATATGAGCCTTTCTGAATTGGAGTCCATCCTAAACGAAATAAAAAAGGATAAAAAATGA
- a CDS encoding TonB-dependent receptor produces MKYIIAGISMFFMGTIAAQNLKGKLVNESGTPLEDAGIFNKTSGQHNHTDATGHFVLDRTTVNDTIYFSILGYETQTRVVSRTDLEKPITIVLKESFISLDQVVLVSKVDALSRLVDVDVKTNPVKSSQEILRKVPGLIIGQHAGGGKAEQIFLRGFDVDHGTDVAISVEGMPVNMVSHAHGQGYADLHFVIPETIENINFGKGPYYADQGNFNTAGYVNLKLRKRLDQSMVSTEIGQFGTRRFMGMLNVLENQNSSAYLASELYLTDGPFDSPQNFNRINVMGRYSYALPGEQELILTASHFSSKWDASGQVPQRAIDQGLIGRFGAIDHTEGGQTSRTNVVLNHTKNLGSSKSLETMAFVSQYHFNLFSNFTFFLEDLVNGDQIEQYEDRLMAGAKTVFNNKSAKFGNLEFEYNGGIGFRYDNIDDNQLSRTLNRQELLQRLAYGDIDEVNAYAFAGASVNSGKFTFEPALRLDYFKFDYYNKLSGLYDNRSEEKMAISPKFNTIYSPTQNTQFFLKTGIGFHSNDTRVVVANGGQEILPAAYGVDLGTIVKPMDKLVLNATLWSLFLDQEFVYVGDAAIVEPSGKTRRMGVEVGARYQPLDWLYLYSDANYTHARSTEEADGADYIPLAPDFTMSGGMTLGNTDGFFGSLNYRYIDERPANEDNSIVAEGYFVTDATLNYSLKNWTFGLIVENLFDTEWNETQFATESRLFNEASSVEEIHFTPGTPFYVRGKVTVSF; encoded by the coding sequence ATGAAATATATTATCGCGGGGATATCCATGTTTTTCATGGGTACCATTGCCGCACAAAACTTAAAGGGTAAACTGGTAAATGAATCCGGTACGCCTTTGGAAGATGCTGGGATATTCAATAAAACCAGCGGTCAGCATAACCATACCGATGCTACGGGACATTTCGTACTGGATAGGACCACGGTAAACGATACCATTTATTTTTCAATTTTGGGATATGAAACCCAAACCCGGGTTGTGAGTCGGACAGATTTGGAGAAACCTATTACCATTGTTCTCAAGGAAAGCTTCATTTCACTGGATCAGGTGGTTTTGGTATCCAAGGTGGATGCTTTAAGCCGACTGGTTGATGTTGACGTTAAAACAAACCCGGTAAAATCCTCACAGGAAATTCTTAGAAAGGTACCAGGGCTGATTATTGGTCAACATGCCGGAGGAGGAAAGGCGGAACAGATTTTTTTACGCGGTTTTGACGTGGACCACGGAACCGATGTGGCCATTAGCGTGGAAGGAATGCCGGTTAACATGGTTTCCCATGCCCATGGACAAGGTTATGCAGACCTTCATTTTGTAATTCCTGAGACCATAGAGAACATCAATTTTGGAAAAGGGCCTTATTATGCAGACCAAGGGAATTTTAACACCGCTGGTTATGTTAACCTAAAATTGCGAAAGCGCCTGGACCAAAGTATGGTGTCTACCGAAATAGGACAATTTGGTACCCGTAGGTTCATGGGGATGTTGAATGTGCTGGAAAATCAAAATAGCAGTGCCTATTTGGCTTCTGAGCTCTATTTAACGGATGGCCCTTTTGATTCGCCCCAGAATTTTAATAGAATCAATGTTATGGGAAGATATAGCTATGCCTTGCCCGGAGAACAGGAACTGATTTTGACGGCATCACATTTTTCCAGTAAATGGGATGCTTCGGGGCAGGTGCCACAAAGAGCGATAGACCAAGGGCTAATCGGTCGCTTTGGTGCCATTGATCATACCGAAGGCGGACAGACCAGTAGGACCAACGTGGTTTTGAACCATACCAAAAATCTAGGTTCAAGTAAATCCTTGGAAACTATGGCCTTTGTGTCCCAATATCATTTTAACCTTTTTTCCAACTTTACGTTTTTTCTGGAAGACCTAGTGAACGGAGATCAAATAGAGCAATATGAAGACCGGTTAATGGCCGGGGCCAAGACCGTTTTCAATAACAAATCGGCCAAATTCGGCAATTTGGAGTTTGAGTACAACGGGGGTATTGGTTTTCGATATGATAATATAGATGACAACCAATTGTCCAGAACCTTAAACAGGCAAGAACTATTGCAACGCCTGGCTTATGGGGATATCGATGAGGTCAACGCCTATGCTTTTGCCGGGGCTAGCGTAAATTCGGGTAAGTTCACCTTTGAACCGGCACTGCGACTGGATTATTTTAAGTTTGATTACTACAACAAGTTAAGCGGACTGTATGATAACCGCAGTGAAGAAAAAATGGCCATCAGTCCCAAATTCAATACCATTTACAGCCCCACGCAGAATACACAGTTCTTTCTAAAGACGGGAATCGGTTTTCATTCGAACGATACCCGGGTAGTAGTGGCGAACGGGGGCCAGGAAATCCTACCGGCAGCATATGGTGTTGATCTTGGAACTATTGTCAAACCTATGGATAAATTGGTGCTTAACGCCACCTTATGGAGTCTGTTTTTGGATCAGGAGTTCGTGTACGTTGGCGATGCGGCCATTGTAGAACCTAGTGGCAAGACAAGGAGAATGGGGGTCGAAGTGGGAGCACGATATCAGCCATTGGATTGGCTATATCTATATTCCGATGCCAATTATACCCATGCACGGAGTACCGAGGAAGCCGATGGAGCTGACTATATTCCCCTTGCTCCGGATTTTACTATGTCTGGAGGAATGACCTTGGGAAATACTGATGGCTTCTTCGGTAGTCTCAATTATAGGTATATCGATGAAAGACCTGCTAATGAGGACAATTCCATTGTGGCCGAGGGCTATTTTGTAACCGATGCAACCTTAAATTATAGTCTAAAGAATTGGACTTTCGGTTTAATCGTTGAAAACCTTTTTGATACTGAGTGGAACGAAACGCAATTTGCGACCGAAAGTCGGTTATTCAACGAGGCTTCCTCTGTTGAGGAAATACATTTTACACCGGGAACTCCTTTTTATGTAAGGGGAAAGGTTACCGTTAGTTTCTAA
- a CDS encoding DUF456 domain-containing protein, with translation MDIVLLVIGFVFMLIGILGSFLPVLPGPPLSWIGLLLLYLTKAIPNNWWILGTTLAIALIVFGLDYIIPAMGTKKFGGTRAGVIGTTVGLLVALVFPFFGPFGIVIWPFIGALVGELLNKADKKTATRAAFGSFLGFLTGTFLKFLVAIVYLGLFIATAWEYRLALFPYFD, from the coding sequence ATGGATATCGTTTTGTTGGTCATTGGGTTTGTTTTTATGCTAATTGGTATTTTAGGAAGTTTTTTACCCGTTCTACCTGGTCCTCCCTTAAGCTGGATAGGGCTGCTTCTTTTATATTTAACAAAGGCCATACCCAACAATTGGTGGATCTTGGGAACCACCTTGGCCATTGCCCTAATCGTTTTTGGATTGGATTATATAATCCCAGCTATGGGCACTAAAAAGTTTGGTGGCACAAGGGCCGGGGTCATTGGAACAACAGTTGGATTGTTGGTCGCCTTGGTTTTTCCTTTTTTTGGTCCTTTTGGTATTGTTATCTGGCCATTTATAGGTGCCTTGGTTGGGGAATTGTTGAACAAGGCCGATAAAAAAACGGCCACTAGGGCCGCTTTTGGTTCTTTTCTAGGTTTCCTAACCGGGACATTTTTAAAATTTCTTGTGGCCATAGTGTACCTTGGATTGTTTATAGCCACGGCATGGGAATATCGCTTGGCCCTTTTTCCATACTTTGATTAA
- a CDS encoding nitroreductase family protein: MIFDLIRKRRSVFPPQYNDRPILKQDIEKILEAANWAPNHKHTEPWRFKVIQGDTKARLGEFLSEKYRESDPRPKQMKIKKLQENPRKAAAVIAICIQRDPKESLPEWEETAAVAMAVQNMWLCCTEMGIGAYWSSPGLIKYMDGFFDLNEGEKCLGFFYMGYFDGELPEASRTPISEKTTWLN, encoded by the coding sequence ATGATTTTTGACCTCATACGGAAAAGGCGTTCGGTTTTTCCACCTCAATATAATGATCGACCCATTTTAAAACAGGACATAGAAAAAATATTGGAGGCCGCTAACTGGGCTCCAAACCACAAGCATACCGAACCTTGGCGATTTAAAGTGATTCAAGGTGATACGAAGGCAAGGTTGGGTGAATTTCTTTCTGAAAAATATAGAGAATCGGACCCAAGGCCGAAGCAAATGAAAATCAAAAAGCTTCAGGAAAACCCAAGGAAAGCTGCCGCGGTAATAGCAATTTGCATACAAAGGGATCCAAAGGAAAGTCTTCCGGAGTGGGAGGAAACTGCCGCAGTTGCCATGGCGGTGCAAAATATGTGGCTTTGCTGTACTGAAATGGGCATTGGGGCCTATTGGAGCTCACCGGGACTCATAAAATATATGGATGGGTTTTTCGATTTGAATGAAGGTGAAAAATGTTTAGGCTTTTTCTATATGGGTTATTTTGATGGAGAATTGCCCGAAGCATCGAGAACACCGATATCAGAAAAAACAACCTGGCTCAATTAA